The window CTACAAGGTGGGGCCTACGCCGCAGGATTGGTGGGGCATGCTCAAGACCTCCGACGACAACGGCCACAGCTGGTCCGACGCGCGGCGGCTGCCCGACGGCATCCTTGGCCCAATCAAGAACAAGCCGGCGCAGCTGGTCAGCGGCAGCCTCCTGCTCCCCACGAGCACCGAGGATCAGGGCTGGCGGCTGCACTTCGAGTTCACCGACCCACAAGCTAACGAGTTCACCCGCACCGACCCGATCCCCGCGGTCGACGGGCTACGGGCGATCCAGCCGAGCGTGCTGCAGCACCGCGACGGGCGGCTGCAGGCGATTGGTCGGACCCGCCGCAGCGGCGTCTTCCAAACGTGGTCATCCGACCAGGGCAAGACCTGGTCGGAGGTCTCGCCGTTGGGGCTGCCAAACCCGAGCTCTGGAACCGACGCCCTGACCATGGCCGACGGCCGGCACGTGCTGGTCTACAACCACAGCAGCGAGGGGCGCAGCCCGCTGAACGTGGCGCTCTCGGACGACGGCGTGCATTGGCAGGGGGCGCTGGTGCTCGAGGACGACCCAACCGCCAAGGCGGGCTTTGCCTACCCGGCGGTGATCCAGACTTCCGACGGCCTGGTGCACATCACCTACACCTGGAAGCGCGAACGCATCAAGCACGTGGTGCTCGACCCCAGCCGGTTGGACGCCGAGCCGATGGTCGACAACCAGTGGCCTGCCGCGGTTTCGCTCCTCGGCCGCGGCTAATCGGTCCGGGCCTGCTTGCTCCTCACCCCCTTCTCATCGTGGTTCTACTGAGGCGACTATCAATGGCGCGCGTCGCAGAAAGTCGTGGCTTTACGCTGGTTGAACTGCTTGTTGTAATCGCGATCATTGGCGTGCTGATCGCGTTGCTGCTGCCGGCGGTGCAGTCGGCCCGCGAGTCGGCGCGGCGGATCGAGTGCAAGAACCACCTGAAGCAGATTTCCCTTGCCGCGCTCAACCATGAGAGCACGCACCGCCATCTTCCCACGGGGGGGTGGGGCTACCGATGGGTCGGCGACGCCGGGTCCGGGTACGGGGCGAAGCAGCCGGGCGGCTGGGCGTACAACATTCTTGAGTACATGGAGCTGGCCGAGCGTCGCGAACTAGGAGGGGCGATCGTTGAACGGTTGGTGGCCCGGGAGGCGATCCCGGAGTCCGATCAGAACGAAATGCTGGCGCTAGTATCCTCGCCGGTGGCGGGGTTCCTGTGCCCCTCGCGGCGGAGCGTCAAGGCCTACCCGCTGATTGACCCCAGCCTGCCGTACCTCGCCTACAACGCCCAGGCCTGTCGCGCCGCGCGCCCTGGGAAGGAGGGCTGTTTTGTAGCGCGGGGCGACTACCGAGCCAACGCGGGCTCCATCAACCGTGGTGAAGAGGAGGGGCCCACCCCCAACTACGTGAACTACCACCGCTGGTGGGCCGATCCCACTACCCAGACCGGCGTGGTGTTCCAGCGCAGCGCCGTCAAGCTCGGGCAGATTACCGACGGGACCTCTCACACTTTCCTGGTGGGTGAGAAGGCCCTCAACGAGGCCGACTACGAGTCCGGCACGCACTCCTCGGACGACCAGTGTGTCTACTCTGGCCACGACCAGGATAATATCGGTTACACCTCCAACGGCGCCGAGCGCATGCCGCCGCTGCGGGACAACCTCGCCTCTGGGACTGCCACCCGCTGGCGTTTCGGCGGCCCCCACCCCGCTGTGATGAACGTCGCGATGGTCGACGGCTCGGTCGACTCCCTGCCGTTCGACATCGACGTCGACCTGTTCGCCGCAATGGGGGGCCGCGCCGACGAAGGCGAGCCCCCAACCTACTGACCGTACTCGATGACCGCCACCAGCTTCACCAAGTTGCTTCGACTGCTAACGCTCGCAATGTTATGGGCCGCCACGCCGGCCGGCGCGGCGCACGCGGGCGGGGCGGCCATCGACTTCAACCGCGACGTCCGCCCGGTGCTGTCCGACGCCTGCTTCCACTGCCACGGGCGGGACGCCGAGCACCGCGAGGCCGACCTGCGGCTCGACGCCTGGCAGGACGAAGAGTCGTCCGCCGCTTCGGACGTGATCACGCCCGGCGACCCGTCCGCCAGCGAGCTGATCGAGCGGCTCGTGACTGACGACCCCGACCTGCGGATGCCGCCGCCCGACTCGGGCAAGACCATCACGCCAGAGCAGATTGAGGTCCTCAAGCAGTGGGTCGCCGGCGGCGCACAGTACAAGCGGCACTGGGCGTTCGAGGCCCCGGTGCGTCCGGAACTCCCGGAGACAAAGCACGCCGAGTGGGCCCGCAACCCGATCGATCATTTTGTTGCAGCGCGGCTCGAGCAGGAGGGGCTCGCTCCCTCACCGGCGGCAGACGGCCCAACCCTGCTGCGGCGGCTCTGCTTGGACCTGACCGGCCTGCCGCCAACGCTCCGCCAGCTTGCCTGGGCCGACCGGCTACCGGAAGAAGACGCGTACAACGCCGTGGTGGACGAGCTGGTCGGCTCTCCCCACTACGGCGAGCACTGGGCCCGCTGGTGGCTCGACGCCGCCAGCTACGCCGACTCGAACGGCTACGAGAAGGACCGCAACCGCGAGGTCTGGATGTACCGCGACTGGGTCGTGGCGGCGTTCAACGACAACCTGCCGTACGACCGGTTCGTCAAGATGCAAGTCGCCGGCGACCTGACGGAGGGGACCGCCGAGGCCCGGCTGGCGCCGACCGGGTTCCTGCGGAACACGATGGTCAACGAAGAGGGGGGCATCGACCCGCAGCAGTTCCGCATGGAGCAGCTGTTCGCGCGGATAGACATCCTCGGTAAGTCGGTGCTCGGCCTGACGATGCAGTGCGCCCAGTGCCACACCCACAAATACGACCCGATCAGCCACACCGAGTACTACCAGATGCTGGCGTTGATCAACGACGCCTACGAGTCGTCGGTCACCCTCTACCCGCCAGAGCAGAAGCAGCAGCGCGACGCCGTGCTCGCCCGCATTAGCGAGCTCGAGCGCAGGCTGCAGGCCGACCACCCTGAATGGCGCGAGGACCTGCAGGCCTGGGCCGCGGAGCACCAACGCCTTGGCCCGCCCAACGAGTGGAGCGTCATCCGCCCCGAGCTCGACGGCAGCGGCGGCCAGAAGCTGCGGCTGCTGCCCAATGGCGCCGTGCTGGCCGAGGGGTACGCTCCGGCGCAGCTCACTACAGACCTTTCGACCGAAGTAAAGGCGGGTCGCATTTCCGCCGTCCGGCTCGAGCTGCTCACCCACCCGACGCTGCCGCGGCAGGGGCCCGGCCGATCGGAGTTTGGGCTGTGCGCGCTGACCGACTTTGAGCTCCGCGTCGAAGACCCGACCGCCGATGGGGGCCTCCGCCGCCTAGCGATCGACCGTGCGTACGCCGATGTCGAGCCGCGGGTGTCGGAGCTCGCCGCCAAGTTCGACGACGGCTCGGGCAAGCGACGCGTCACCGGACCGATCGGGATGGCGATCGACGGCGACAAGAATACCGCCTGGGGGATCGACATCGGCCCCGGTCGCAGCAACCAGCCGAGGACCGCGGTGTTCGTGCTGAAGGAGCCGCTCATCTGCGACGGCCCCACACGGCTGTCGATCAAGCTGGTGCAGGTGCACGGTCAGACCTACCACAAGGATCTGCACACCAACAACCTCGGCTGTTACCGGTTATCGGTCACAGGCGACCCCGATCCGACGATCGACCCGCTCTCCGCTAGGGTGCGCCGGCTCATCGAAAAGTCCGCCGACCAATGGAGTGACGCCGAACGCAACGACCTGCTCAGCAGCTACCGCGCGACCCGCGACGACTGGGCCGACGTCAACGAAGAGATCGAGGCCGCCTGGGCCGACCACCCGCAGGGCGTGGCGCAGCTGGTGCTCGAGCGGCGGGAGGTCCCGCGGGTTACGCACCGGCTCGAGCGGGGCGAGTACACCAAGCCCGCCGAGGAGGTGCATCCGGGCGTCCCGGCTTTCCTGCACCCGCTCGCTTCCGAGGCGCCCAACCGGCTGGCGCTGGCCGAGTGGCTGGTTGACCGCCGCTCGCCGACGACGGCCCGCACGGTGGTCAATCGGGTGTGGCAGTCGGTGTTCGGCGTAGGGCTTGTTGAAACGCCCGGCGACTTCGGCCTGCAGGGCGCGGCGCCGAGCCACCCGGAGCTGCTCGACTGGCTGGCGGTCGAGCTGATGGACAGTGACTGGGACCTGCAGCACATCGTGCGGCTGATTGTCGACTCGGCGACCTACCGGCAGTCGAGTCGTGTGACGCG is drawn from Posidoniimonas polymericola and contains these coding sequences:
- a CDS encoding sialidase family protein, which encodes MRAAGPTLGRAAGWLVLLAAATVGADPQSEGPIVSEGFIYQTAPYPSCHASTLVETGDGLLAAWFGGTHERHTDVEIWTARRVDGAWDQPTMVADGVSADGVRYPTWNPVLFQPEGGPLLLFYKVGPTPQDWWGMLKTSDDNGHSWSDARRLPDGILGPIKNKPAQLVSGSLLLPTSTEDQGWRLHFEFTDPQANEFTRTDPIPAVDGLRAIQPSVLQHRDGRLQAIGRTRRSGVFQTWSSDQGKTWSEVSPLGLPNPSSGTDALTMADGRHVLVYNHSSEGRSPLNVALSDDGVHWQGALVLEDDPTAKAGFAYPAVIQTSDGLVHITYTWKRERIKHVVLDPSRLDAEPMVDNQWPAAVSLLGRG
- a CDS encoding DUF1559 family PulG-like putative transporter — protein: MARVAESRGFTLVELLVVIAIIGVLIALLLPAVQSARESARRIECKNHLKQISLAALNHESTHRHLPTGGWGYRWVGDAGSGYGAKQPGGWAYNILEYMELAERRELGGAIVERLVAREAIPESDQNEMLALVSSPVAGFLCPSRRSVKAYPLIDPSLPYLAYNAQACRAARPGKEGCFVARGDYRANAGSINRGEEEGPTPNYVNYHRWWADPTTQTGVVFQRSAVKLGQITDGTSHTFLVGEKALNEADYESGTHSSDDQCVYSGHDQDNIGYTSNGAERMPPLRDNLASGTATRWRFGGPHPAVMNVAMVDGSVDSLPFDIDVDLFAAMGGRADEGEPPTY
- a CDS encoding PSD1 and planctomycete cytochrome C domain-containing protein; the protein is MTATSFTKLLRLLTLAMLWAATPAGAAHAGGAAIDFNRDVRPVLSDACFHCHGRDAEHREADLRLDAWQDEESSAASDVITPGDPSASELIERLVTDDPDLRMPPPDSGKTITPEQIEVLKQWVAGGAQYKRHWAFEAPVRPELPETKHAEWARNPIDHFVAARLEQEGLAPSPAADGPTLLRRLCLDLTGLPPTLRQLAWADRLPEEDAYNAVVDELVGSPHYGEHWARWWLDAASYADSNGYEKDRNREVWMYRDWVVAAFNDNLPYDRFVKMQVAGDLTEGTAEARLAPTGFLRNTMVNEEGGIDPQQFRMEQLFARIDILGKSVLGLTMQCAQCHTHKYDPISHTEYYQMLALINDAYESSVTLYPPEQKQQRDAVLARISELERRLQADHPEWREDLQAWAAEHQRLGPPNEWSVIRPELDGSGGQKLRLLPNGAVLAEGYAPAQLTTDLSTEVKAGRISAVRLELLTHPTLPRQGPGRSEFGLCALTDFELRVEDPTADGGLRRLAIDRAYADVEPRVSELAAKFDDGSGKRRVTGPIGMAIDGDKNTAWGIDIGPGRSNQPRTAVFVLKEPLICDGPTRLSIKLVQVHGQTYHKDLHTNNLGCYRLSVTGDPDPTIDPLSARVRRLIEKSADQWSDAERNDLLSSYRATRDDWADVNEEIEAAWADHPQGVAQLVLERREVPRVTHRLERGEYTKPAEEVHPGVPAFLHPLASEAPNRLALAEWLVDRRSPTTARTVVNRVWQSVFGVGLVETPGDFGLQGAAPSHPELLDWLAVELMDSDWDLQHIVRLIVDSATYRQSSRVTRPLIEQDPHNRLLARGARYRVNAEAVRDIALAASGLLNRKTGGPGVCPPAPEYLFHQPASYTEKWWDFEPGDSQYRRALYTFRYRTLLYPVYQNFDAPTGETACVRRDRSNTPLQALTLLNEPLFFECAQTLAERLLERSGDDSERIERLYARCLGRRPADAEVGALLDFAAKQAARYQSKELAPRTEIVAAAEASPRYTARELAVWTAVSRVVLNLDETISRE